DNA from Bacteroidota bacterium:
CCAGGGCAAACATCTTATTGATACGTTGTCCATTATTTCCAAGGGTTGCCTGTCCAACCTGGGTGCTATCCCAATGAACCGGCAAAAGATCAGCAGCAGCCCTGAAATCGGCGGCAGCCCTTAAAGCAGTCTGCCTGTAGTTAAGCCGGGGAATTTCCATTTCTTGTTCTGAAGACAATACTGTATCTATATAAGGTAATCCCCCATACCATTTCATCAGTTCGAAATAAAACCAGCCTCTGAAAAATAAGGCCTGCCCTTTGATGAGATCTTTTTCTTCCTGGGTACCATTCATCAAAGAAAGGTTTTCTAAAGCCATATTTGCTTTCCGGATTCCATACCAGGCAAGAGGCCAAACTCTTTTCGTACGGCTGTTTAAATCGGTAGTTGCCACACTGGTTCCGTACAGATATGCACCCTGGTTCCAGTAATTTCCCTGATCAAAGGGATAAATCGAATTATTAAGTGTTTCATCTGCAAAAAGATATTGATTCCATGCTCCGCATTTATTAGGATCAGCAATACAGCTGTATAATTCTTCAACAAACCCCTGATAACTTTTAAAGTTTCCGAATGCATCTTTTTCCGTAATTATTGCTTCAGGTGATTTATCCAAATATTTTTCACAGGAAACCAAAGTCAATAAAAAGAAAACTATTCCCAGGATGCTATGTAATTTGTTTTTCATATTTATGGTTTTCATCATAACGATTCATTAAAAATTAAGATCAACACCAAATGTAATACGCTTAACAGAGGGGTAAGTTCCCTGGCTTGCAGACCCTCCGGACCATGCTACTTCTCTGTCGTCAGGCAATTTAGACCAGAAGAAAAGGTTTTCACCGTTTAAATACATTCTCAAGGATGACAGGCTCATTTTCTTAACCCATTTATTGTCGAATGTATATCCTAGTTCTACCGTCTTCAGTCTCAGGTATG
Protein-coding regions in this window:
- a CDS encoding RagB/SusD family nutrient uptake outer membrane protein gives rise to the protein MKNKLHSILGIVFFLLTLVSCEKYLDKSPEAIITEKDAFGNFKSYQGFVEELYSCIADPNKCGAWNQYLFADETLNNSIYPFDQGNYWNQGAYLYGTSVATTDLNSRTKRVWPLAWYGIRKANMALENLSLMNGTQEEKDLIKGQALFFRGWFYFELMKWYGGLPYIDTVLSSEQEMEIPRLNYRQTALRAAADFRAAADLLPVHWDSTQVGQATLGNNGQRINKMFAL